One genomic region from Bubalus bubalis isolate 160015118507 breed Murrah chromosome 12, NDDB_SH_1, whole genome shotgun sequence encodes:
- the FAM161A gene encoding protein FAM161A isoform X3: MAKLEKLYQSKLNLKEVQPAVTREEAASVSSGSLSEKNSYHPISLMTSISEPDLSQSSSLIVSSSEEELPNLEKKYSEKSSMMTYAKELINNMWTNFSVEDYIQHEDVNLPVLEKQRKKPKEWVPRITVPEPFQMTVREQKKKEENMKSKSDIELVHKLLKKQEEDSECKKKFRANPVPAFVFLPLYRDIVKQNEVRRRAMKERNKEALLASQKPFKFVAREEQKQAVREKQLKDFFKSKKKTNRFKARPVPRSTYGSTINDKLTEEEVYKNIRAQQRTQDFLQNPSPLPYSPARRTFATRKSRGPEQAEKSKYKHRVRRQAADSEDLPERYQKHHSEQKYHKFLTVCEPCDLQAASHSSTKREKILADIEADEENLKETRWPYLSPRHKSPVRAANTKPAPCSCNPPTPTVSSRGREQATRRSLEEKKMLEEERHRILTKQKQRIKELQKLLTTRAKAYDSHESLAQMSKSRIKALRKSEKERMREYRRELEEREEKLKNRPLLFERVAQKNARMAAEKHYSNTLKALGISDEFVSKKGQSGKIFEYFSNQEMKNFTEDKESFNEEEKIEERENGEENYLTDTNSQDSCKETDEVNEENGEEKCVEE, encoded by the exons GTCTTTATCAGAAAAGAACTCCTATCACCCTATCTCATTAATGACATCAATTTCAGAACCTGATTTAAGTCAGTCTTCCTCCTTGATTGTGTCTTCATCTGAAGAAGAGTTGCCCAACTTAGAAAAAAAGTATTCTGAGAAAAGCAGTATGATGACCTATGCTAAGGAGCTCATCAACAACATGTGGACAAACTTCAGTGTAGAAGATTATATCCAGCATGAAGATGTCAACCTGCCAGtacttgaaaaacaaagaaagaaaccaaaagaatGGGTGCCAAGGATTACAGTACCTGAGCCTTTTCAAATGACAGTTAGagagcagaagaaaaaagaagagaacatgAAATCGAAATCAGATATTGAATTGGTACACAAACTgctcaagaaacaagaagagGACTCAGAGTGTAAGAAAAAATTCCGAGCCAACCCAGTTCCTGCGTTCGTCTTTCTCCCCCTTTATCGTGATATAGTCAAGCAAAATGAGGTAAGGAGGAGGGCTATGaaggagagaaacaaagaagCTCTTTTGGCCTCTCAAAAGCCCTTTAAGTTTGTTGCAAGGGAAGAACAGAAGCAAGCAGTTCGGGAAAAGCAGCTGAAAGACTTTTTTaagtctaaaaagaaaacaaatcgtTTTAAAGCCAGACCTGTACCTCGATCTACTTACGGTTCAACTATCAACGACAAGTTAACAGAAGAAGAAGTCTATAAAAACATTAGGGCGCAGCAGAGAACCCAAGACTTTTTACAGAATCCATCCCCTCTGCCTTACAGTCCAGCTCGCAGGACTTTTGCTACAAGGAAGTCCAGGGGTCCTGAacaggctgagaagtccaagtaTAAACACAGGGTTAGGCGCCAGGCTGCTGATTCTGAAGACCTACCTGAGAGGTATCAGAAACACCACTCAGAACAGAAGTATCACAAATTCCTGACAGTCTGTGAACCATGTGACCTTCAGGCAGCCTCACACTCATCcactaaaagagagaaaattttggCAGACATTGAAGCAGATgaagagaatttaaaagaaacacgTTGGCCTTATCTGTCTCCAAGGCACAAGTCACCAGTAAGGGCTGCGAACACAAAGCCTGCACCCTGTAGCTGCAACCCTCCAACGCCCACGGTGTCCTCCCGAGGAAGAGAGCAAGCCACAAG GAGATCActtgaggaaaagaaaatgttggaAGAAGAGAGACATCGGATCTTAACTAAGCAGaagcaaagaataaaagaattGCAGAAACTCCTGACAACCCGGGCTAAGGCTTATGACTCACATGAGAGTTTAGCTCAAATGTCTAAATCCAGAATAAAAGCTCTCAG aaagagtgaaaaggaaaggatGAGAGAATACCGACGAGAactagaagaaagagaagaaaaattaaaaaacaggccGCTGCTATTTGAAAGAGTTGCTCAG AAAAATGCAAGAATGGCAGCAGAAAAGCATTATTCTAACACTTTAAAAGCACTAGGAATATCTGATGAGTTTGTTTCAAAGAAAGGCCAAAGTGGAAAAATATTTGAGTACTTCAGCAATCAAGAGATGAAAAATTTCACTGAAGATAAAGAAAG ctttaatgaagaagaaaaaatagaagaaagagagaatgggGAAGAAAATTATCTTACTGATACCAACAGCCAAGATTCTTGCAAGGAAACAGATGAAGTCAATGAAGAGAATGGAGAAGAGAAATGTGTTGAAGAATAA